A DNA window from Rossellomorea marisflavi contains the following coding sequences:
- a CDS encoding alanyl-tRNA editing protein: MTVKRYYEDAYRSTFTTTINELAQDEKGRWYAILEETCFYPTGGGQPHDTGMLGGRRVLEVENVNGEIRHYVDGQLEEGVSINGNIDWERRFDHMQQHAGQHILSASFIESFGYETISFHLGQETLTIDLEIPDLTREQANRAEILANQVIREARPIETKWVTEGELGDYPLRKQPDVDGPIRLVIIPDFDYNGCGGTHPSSTSEVGGIKILDWEKHKSHIRLRFICGDRIRTHLQVKHDLLKDLTGIIQAPEDGMKDAVLRMIDRQKDIEKELEGVKAEYLKLEADVLVNDIQEVAGHRLLSRVYDERPVKELQGLAQQITARNDDVVVLFAVKNGSKLQLVGARGKASTAGLRESVRPVFGLINGKGGGKDAFVQGGGEAIISKEELMEEWIRQL; encoded by the coding sequence ATGACCGTCAAACGCTATTACGAAGATGCGTACCGCAGCACATTCACCACTACGATCAACGAACTAGCTCAGGATGAAAAAGGACGCTGGTACGCCATCCTTGAAGAAACGTGCTTCTATCCGACAGGCGGAGGTCAGCCTCACGATACGGGGATGCTCGGGGGACGCAGGGTCCTGGAAGTGGAAAATGTGAACGGAGAGATCCGTCACTACGTGGATGGGCAACTTGAGGAAGGCGTCAGCATCAACGGGAATATCGACTGGGAAAGACGCTTCGATCATATGCAGCAGCACGCGGGGCAGCATATCCTGTCTGCCAGTTTCATAGAATCTTTCGGCTATGAAACCATCAGTTTTCATCTAGGTCAGGAGACGCTCACTATCGATCTCGAGATCCCCGATTTGACCAGGGAACAGGCAAATCGTGCGGAAATCCTCGCCAATCAGGTGATCAGGGAAGCAAGACCCATTGAGACAAAGTGGGTAACAGAAGGCGAGCTGGGAGATTATCCACTCAGGAAGCAACCCGACGTGGATGGACCGATCCGTCTCGTCATCATCCCGGACTTCGATTATAACGGATGCGGCGGGACCCACCCTTCATCCACAAGCGAAGTGGGAGGGATCAAGATTCTCGATTGGGAAAAGCACAAATCCCACATCCGCCTCCGTTTCATCTGTGGAGACAGGATCCGTACCCATCTCCAAGTGAAGCACGATCTCCTGAAAGACCTGACCGGAATCATCCAGGCGCCGGAAGATGGCATGAAAGATGCCGTGCTTCGGATGATCGACAGGCAAAAGGATATCGAGAAAGAACTTGAGGGTGTGAAAGCCGAGTACCTGAAGCTTGAGGCAGACGTACTGGTCAATGACATACAGGAGGTAGCGGGACATCGCCTGCTCTCCCGGGTGTATGACGAGCGTCCGGTCAAGGAGCTGCAGGGCCTCGCCCAACAGATCACAGCCCGGAATGATGATGTGGTCGTCCTGTTTGCTGTGAAGAACGGATCTAAACTCCAGCTTGTCGGAGCAAGAGGAAAGGCATCGACCGCCGGACTAAGGGAATCGGTCCGACCGGTATTCGGCCTGATCAACGGAAAAGGCGGAGGGAAGGATGCATTCGTTCAAGGCGGTGGTGAAGCGATCATCAGCAAGGAAGAGCTTATGGAAGAGTGGATCCGACAGCTATAA
- a CDS encoding Yip1 family protein: MDIYMDEVPTVRLMEWVHYFRSPKHFPHQKPNIERKQTMQTAADPQQPMQETKPVNPWLTIWVKPRTTIRYILNHKFLGFAFLLSILAGIGNTLDQASSRDVLDNMDLGLPLFLLGAVIFGAITGIIGWFLTSLVAWGVGKIFKGTATYKEMLLATAWANIPIIIALVLWVPDLMVMGEGAFQSDYVVGSFIGAVYIFFSVFVQIVLAGWYFFILIKAVSEAHRFSSWLGLCTLLIPGALLTILFIPILLLAMF; this comes from the coding sequence ATGGATATTTACATGGATGAAGTTCCGACAGTGCGATTGATGGAATGGGTTCATTATTTCCGAAGTCCTAAGCATTTTCCACATCAAAAACCCAATATAGAAAGGAAACAAACGATGCAAACTGCAGCAGACCCACAACAACCAATGCAAGAAACAAAACCAGTGAATCCATGGCTCACCATCTGGGTGAAGCCAAGAACGACCATCCGCTATATTCTTAATCATAAGTTTCTCGGTTTCGCCTTTTTACTCTCTATCCTGGCTGGAATCGGCAATACGCTCGATCAAGCATCGTCTAGAGATGTCCTTGATAATATGGATCTTGGTTTACCTTTATTCCTTCTTGGGGCGGTGATTTTCGGAGCCATCACTGGTATTATTGGCTGGTTCCTGACCTCCCTGGTTGCGTGGGGGGTAGGAAAGATTTTCAAAGGGACGGCCACCTACAAGGAAATGCTCCTGGCGACAGCATGGGCGAACATTCCGATAATCATCGCGCTTGTTCTTTGGGTGCCGGACCTGATGGTCATGGGCGAAGGCGCATTTCAATCTGATTATGTGGTCGGTTCTTTCATAGGAGCGGTATACATCTTTTTCTCGGTATTCGTTCAAATTGTCCTTGCGGGCTGGTACTTCTTTATCTTAATTAAAGCTGTTTCTGAAGCTCACCGGTTCTCATCATGGCTTGGCCTCTGCACGCTCTTGATTCCGGGTGCCTTGCTGACTATTTTATTTATTCCAATTCTCTTGTTGGCTATGTTTTAA
- a CDS encoding nicotinate phosphoribosyltransferase, whose protein sequence is MTMQYADDSLALHTDLYQINMTKAYWDDNFHNRKAVFEVFFRKLPFGNGYAVFAGLERIIEFVKKFRFSDSDIDYLRELGYEEEFLQYLKEMRFTGTIRSMEEGELSFGNVPLLRVEAPLGQAQLLETALLNIVNYQTLIATKANRIKQVVQDEVVMEFGTRRAHELDAAIWGTRAAYIGGFDATSNVRAGKIFGMPVSGTHAHAMVQAYRDEYTAFHKYAESHKDCVFLVDTYDTLRSGVPTAIKVAKELGDKINFKGIRLDSGDMAYQSKKARKMLDDAGFPDTKIIASNDLDEYTIMNLKAQGALIDVWGIGTKLITAYDQPALGAVYKLVSIEGEDGHMQDTIKISSNAEKVSTPGKKRVYRIINSINHKSEGEYIALEHEKPQEEERLKMFHPVHTYISKFVTNFEARELHVDVFKDGELVYETPSLDRIRTFVNENLELLWDEYKRAMNPEGYPVDLSDECWSNKMELIHEVKASVKEKSVDIK, encoded by the coding sequence ATGACGATGCAGTATGCAGATGACAGTTTGGCTTTACATACAGACTTGTATCAAATCAATATGACGAAAGCTTATTGGGACGATAATTTTCATAATCGAAAGGCTGTTTTTGAAGTATTCTTTCGAAAGCTGCCTTTTGGCAATGGATATGCGGTCTTCGCGGGACTTGAGAGAATCATTGAGTTCGTGAAGAAATTCCGGTTTTCGGACAGCGATATCGACTATTTGAGGGAGCTTGGTTATGAAGAGGAGTTCCTTCAGTACTTGAAGGAGATGCGATTCACCGGGACGATCCGCTCCATGGAGGAAGGGGAGCTTTCCTTTGGAAACGTGCCGCTCCTTCGCGTGGAGGCACCGCTTGGTCAGGCGCAGCTTTTGGAAACCGCGCTTCTTAATATCGTGAACTATCAGACCTTGATCGCCACGAAGGCAAACCGGATCAAGCAGGTGGTACAGGATGAGGTGGTCATGGAGTTCGGTACACGTCGTGCCCATGAACTCGATGCCGCCATCTGGGGGACACGTGCCGCCTACATCGGTGGATTCGATGCGACGAGCAATGTGCGGGCCGGGAAGATCTTCGGCATGCCGGTATCGGGTACACACGCCCATGCCATGGTACAGGCTTACCGCGATGAGTATACGGCTTTCCACAAATATGCAGAGAGTCATAAGGACTGCGTATTCCTTGTGGATACGTACGATACCCTCCGTTCCGGTGTTCCGACGGCCATCAAGGTGGCAAAGGAGCTCGGTGACAAGATTAACTTCAAAGGGATTCGCCTCGACAGCGGAGACATGGCGTACCAGTCCAAGAAGGCACGCAAGATGCTCGATGATGCCGGATTCCCGGACACGAAGATCATTGCGTCGAACGATCTTGATGAGTATACCATCATGAACTTGAAGGCTCAGGGTGCTCTGATTGACGTATGGGGGATCGGGACAAAGCTCATCACGGCTTATGATCAGCCTGCCCTTGGTGCAGTCTACAAGCTCGTGTCCATCGAAGGGGAAGACGGCCACATGCAGGATACGATCAAGATCTCCAGCAATGCGGAGAAGGTATCGACGCCTGGTAAGAAACGCGTGTACCGCATCATCAACTCGATCAATCACAAGTCTGAAGGGGAGTACATCGCCCTTGAGCATGAGAAGCCTCAGGAAGAAGAACGCCTGAAGATGTTCCACCCAGTGCATACGTACATCAGCAAGTTCGTCACGAACTTCGAGGCGCGGGAGCTGCATGTGGATGTATTCAAGGATGGGGAGCTGGTTTATGAAACACCATCCCTCGACAGGATCCGTACCTTTGTGAACGAAAATCTTGAACTGCTGTGGGATGAATATAAGCGGGCCATGAATCCGGAAGGGTATCCGGTCGATCTCAGCGATGAATGCTGGTCGAACAAGATGGAACTCATCCATGAAGTCAAAGCGTCGGTCAAAGAAAAATCAGTTGATATCAAGTAA
- the nadE gene encoding ammonia-dependent NAD(+) synthetase — protein sequence MDSLQKQIVEEMMVSPEIDPKEEIRRSVDFMKSYLKKNSFLKSLVLGISGGQDSTLLGKLASIAITELNEEAGSKEYAFYAIRLPYGEQGDAQDAIDAVKFIDPTDPLTVNIKAAVDASVQTLKESGIEMSDFVKGNEKARERMKVQFAVAAVKKGVVLGTDHSAEAVTGFYTKFGDGAADLVPLFRLNKRQGRKLLEELGCPEHLYTKKPTADLEEDRPALADEEALGVTYEQLDDYLEGKEVPADAKKVIESHYLKTQHKRHLPITVFDDFWK from the coding sequence ATGGATTCTCTTCAAAAACAAATCGTAGAAGAAATGATGGTTTCTCCCGAGATTGATCCCAAGGAAGAAATTCGCCGTAGTGTCGATTTCATGAAATCGTATCTTAAGAAGAACTCGTTCCTCAAGAGCCTCGTTCTTGGCATTTCGGGAGGTCAGGATTCCACCCTCCTCGGGAAGCTCGCTTCGATTGCCATCACGGAACTGAACGAAGAAGCCGGTTCGAAGGAATATGCGTTCTATGCCATCCGCCTGCCATATGGTGAGCAAGGCGACGCCCAGGATGCCATTGATGCCGTGAAGTTCATCGACCCGACGGATCCGTTGACCGTCAATATTAAAGCGGCCGTGGACGCGAGTGTCCAGACCCTGAAGGAAAGCGGCATCGAGATGTCGGATTTCGTGAAAGGGAATGAAAAGGCCCGTGAGCGTATGAAGGTTCAATTCGCTGTCGCTGCCGTGAAGAAAGGTGTTGTCCTCGGGACAGATCATTCTGCCGAAGCTGTGACCGGATTCTATACGAAGTTCGGGGACGGGGCAGCAGATCTCGTGCCGCTATTCCGCCTGAATAAACGTCAGGGGCGCAAGCTTCTTGAAGAGCTCGGATGTCCGGAACACCTCTACACGAAGAAGCCGACCGCGGATCTCGAGGAAGATCGCCCGGCTCTTGCTGATGAAGAAGCGCTTGGTGTCACCTATGAACAGCTGGATGACTATCTTGAAGGGAAAGAAGTTCCGGCTGACGCAAAGAAGGTTATTGAGTCTCACTACTTGAAGACCCAACACAAACGCCATCTGCCGATCACTGTATTCGATGATTTTTGGAAATAA
- a CDS encoding quinone oxidoreductase family protein — protein MKALVFERFGGPEVLSYQDIPAPILSSNEVLVRMKAVGLNFADVYRRKGNYHLSGNPPYILGYEGAGIVEKIGEDVKGVAVGDRIAFADVPYANAELVAVPHDKVIPVPESISFETAASLLLQGLTAHYLTKDSYPIKSGDHALVHAASGGVGQLLVQIIKSLGGNVIGLTSTKDKAEVAKSIGADHVFLYDEDWTEKVKEVYPAGVDVVYESVGSTLNDSFQATRTGGTVVFFGMAGGDPEPVDPRMLMDTSKTLTGGDLWNVLTSHEERVERSAELFQWISDGSITLSEPTTFHLSEGRKAHEYLESRKSTGKILLLP, from the coding sequence ATGAAAGCACTTGTATTCGAACGATTCGGAGGTCCGGAAGTCCTGTCGTATCAAGATATTCCGGCACCTATTCTATCAAGCAATGAGGTACTCGTGAGGATGAAGGCTGTCGGCCTCAACTTCGCGGATGTGTACCGGAGAAAGGGAAACTATCATCTATCAGGGAATCCCCCTTACATCCTGGGCTATGAAGGGGCAGGCATCGTCGAGAAGATCGGGGAGGACGTAAAGGGAGTGGCCGTCGGGGATCGGATCGCTTTTGCCGACGTTCCCTATGCAAACGCCGAACTTGTAGCCGTTCCACATGATAAGGTCATCCCCGTTCCAGAATCTATATCTTTTGAAACGGCCGCTTCCCTCCTTCTACAGGGTCTGACCGCACACTATTTGACCAAGGACAGCTACCCCATCAAAAGCGGTGATCATGCCCTGGTTCACGCAGCCTCAGGTGGTGTCGGACAATTGCTCGTGCAGATCATCAAGTCCCTTGGCGGAAATGTGATCGGCCTGACATCAACCAAAGATAAGGCAGAAGTGGCCAAATCAATCGGCGCTGATCACGTCTTCCTCTACGATGAGGATTGGACGGAAAAGGTCAAGGAGGTCTATCCTGCAGGTGTCGATGTAGTCTATGAATCCGTCGGGTCCACACTGAACGACAGCTTCCAGGCCACACGCACAGGGGGGACAGTCGTATTCTTCGGCATGGCAGGCGGCGACCCGGAGCCGGTCGATCCCCGGATGCTCATGGATACGTCCAAAACATTGACGGGCGGTGACCTGTGGAATGTCCTCACCTCACACGAAGAAAGGGTGGAGCGTTCCGCTGAACTATTCCAATGGATCTCAGACGGCTCCATCACCCTGTCCGAACCGACGACCTTCCACTTGAGTGAAGGCAGGAAAGCCCATGAATACCTTGAAAGCCGCAAAAGCACAGGGAAAATCCTGCTGTTACCATAA
- a CDS encoding AAA family ATPase, whose translation MAEQSLNPKVEGIITNIEKVMIGKREVAELSVVSLLAGGHVLLEDVPGVGKTMMVKALAKSVGADFKRIQFTPDLLPSDVIGVSIYNPREMEFTFRPGPIMGNIILADEINRTSPKTQSALLEGMEESSVTIDGMTRKLDKPFFVMATQNPIEYEGTYPLPEAQLDRFLLKMKMGYPEPEEEMEVLNRAQKNPPIEDLVPAITLAELIQLQEEVKDIFVDDTIKKYIVDIAHRTRIHANVYLGASPRGSIALMKACQAYAFLRGRSYVVPDDVQFLAPFVFSHRIIMKSEAKYEGVTPEDVVERVIARMPVPVQRLVR comes from the coding sequence ATGGCAGAACAATCATTGAATCCCAAAGTGGAAGGGATTATAACAAATATTGAGAAGGTCATGATCGGGAAACGGGAAGTGGCAGAGCTGAGCGTGGTGTCCCTACTTGCCGGGGGGCATGTGCTACTCGAAGATGTACCGGGTGTGGGGAAGACGATGATGGTGAAGGCGCTGGCCAAGTCGGTCGGGGCGGATTTCAAGCGGATCCAGTTCACCCCGGATCTTTTGCCTTCGGATGTAATCGGGGTGTCGATCTACAATCCGAGAGAAATGGAGTTTACATTCAGACCGGGTCCGATCATGGGGAATATTATTTTGGCAGACGAAATCAACCGCACATCACCTAAAACCCAATCGGCACTCCTCGAGGGGATGGAAGAGAGCAGTGTGACAATCGATGGGATGACAAGGAAGCTGGACAAACCGTTTTTTGTCATGGCGACGCAGAACCCCATCGAATATGAAGGAACGTATCCGCTGCCGGAAGCCCAGCTGGACCGATTCCTTCTGAAAATGAAAATGGGCTATCCGGAACCTGAAGAAGAGATGGAGGTGCTCAACCGGGCGCAAAAGAACCCTCCCATCGAAGACCTGGTCCCGGCCATCACCCTTGCGGAACTGATTCAACTCCAAGAAGAAGTGAAAGATATATTCGTTGACGATACGATCAAGAAATACATTGTCGATATCGCCCACCGGACGAGGATCCATGCCAACGTCTATCTCGGGGCAAGTCCCCGTGGGTCCATCGCCCTCATGAAAGCCTGTCAGGCATATGCCTTCCTTAGGGGGCGGAGTTATGTGGTGCCGGATGATGTTCAGTTTTTGGCACCGTTCGTCTTCTCGCATCGGATCATCATGAAGTCCGAGGCGAAGTATGAAGGGGTCACCCCGGAAGACGTAGTGGAAAGGGTCATCGCCAGGATGCCTGTCCCTGTTCAAAGGCTTGTGAGGTAG
- a CDS encoding DUF58 domain-containing protein, translating to MKQLFHTLWKIVLLLLFLAASFSFAMFQGGFVSWFLFYSFLPFAAYSIIVFFYPLRLFSVERAFESNELKAGDELKVTMTIRRSVPFPLYYVVMEDQGSELLASPLGWKRKTVVHPGWRRSVSYTYTIDHLPRGEHTFSALRVKTGDFFGIFEKEALIPCEDTLLVYPGVVDVPYRSLENRYDQGMTSSNVKIQKDTTMATGVRGYQPGDRFSWIHWKSFARTNELMTKEFEERQSHDVLVVLDREDSAAFEPMVTFTASILYSISRKGAQVGLLSHGVERAFFPIRGGEGPQSQMQHHLAKVMPDSPERLERMLKGDRLHNAQSAAVIFVTSTISKEKILAINEYVKQSGSILLFLIKREGEPVSQEDRALTAFASSRGVSMRILYEPEFSSAFAEVKRA from the coding sequence ATGAAGCAACTGTTTCACACACTGTGGAAAATTGTTTTACTCCTGCTCTTCCTGGCAGCATCTTTTTCTTTTGCCATGTTTCAGGGGGGATTCGTCAGCTGGTTCCTTTTCTACAGCTTTCTCCCTTTTGCGGCCTATTCCATCATCGTATTCTTTTATCCCCTCCGTCTATTCAGTGTGGAGCGCGCGTTTGAATCCAATGAGCTGAAGGCAGGGGATGAACTGAAGGTCACAATGACCATCAGGAGGTCGGTGCCGTTTCCGCTCTATTATGTGGTGATGGAGGACCAGGGCTCTGAGCTGCTGGCTTCCCCTCTCGGCTGGAAGCGGAAGACCGTTGTCCACCCGGGCTGGAGGCGTTCAGTCTCCTACACCTATACAATCGACCATCTTCCAAGGGGGGAGCATACCTTCTCCGCCCTGAGGGTGAAAACCGGGGATTTTTTCGGCATTTTCGAAAAGGAAGCGCTCATTCCTTGTGAAGATACGCTCCTCGTTTATCCCGGAGTGGTTGACGTCCCTTATCGGTCCCTTGAGAACCGGTACGATCAGGGGATGACGAGCTCCAATGTGAAAATCCAGAAGGATACGACGATGGCGACGGGTGTGAGGGGATATCAGCCGGGCGACCGCTTTTCCTGGATCCACTGGAAATCATTTGCCCGTACGAATGAGCTGATGACGAAGGAGTTCGAGGAGCGTCAATCCCATGATGTCCTCGTTGTCCTCGATCGGGAGGACTCGGCGGCCTTTGAACCGATGGTGACTTTCACCGCCTCCATCCTTTACTCCATTTCCCGCAAAGGGGCACAAGTCGGTCTGTTATCCCACGGTGTGGAGCGCGCATTCTTTCCCATCAGGGGTGGGGAGGGACCGCAAAGTCAGATGCAGCATCATTTAGCGAAGGTCATGCCCGACAGTCCCGAGCGGCTGGAACGCATGCTGAAGGGCGACCGTCTTCATAATGCCCAATCGGCTGCGGTCATCTTCGTCACGTCCACCATTTCAAAAGAAAAGATCCTGGCGATCAATGAGTATGTGAAGCAAAGCGGATCGATCCTGCTCTTCCTGATCAAAAGGGAAGGGGAGCCCGTGTCCCAGGAAGACAGGGCGCTCACTGCCTTTGCTTCGTCACGGGGCGTGTCCATGAGGATCTTATATGAACCGGAGTTTTCTTCGGCCTTTGCGGAGGTGAAGAGAGCATGA
- a CDS encoding DUF4129 domain-containing transglutaminase family protein produces MGSLTYMYQSLLFFILLWLMTYLLHYWLMVRRSILLFYFMTITYICVIDTYTEYDGKMSILRAVIIGFVLMGMLALERLVKREGLALFRINRRKWMVPLVILLGFSSVLALAAPKAAPIWPDPIPYLQSFSANGPGTGGGGNSKAGYDPDDSRLGGPFEADPSVVFTAEVTDEHYWKIETKDFYTGKGWEQSRPEDEGEEMNFQADELVPISDDANRDKKEDPQTERVMMASTYSHILYPYGLEKIILDWNGYFSLNPVSEKITSREENGSDIELNQYQVSYHPASYSLKKMKGTVDGDIDSEGFLDRYTQLPENLPERVSLLAEEITKDKDNWYDKVKAIERYFGQNGFVYDQQDVAVPGAEQDYVDQFLFETQKGYCDNFSTSMVTMTRSLGIPARWVKGYTEGTFSKQVDKDYQLYEVTNDNAHSWVEVFFPDVGWVPFEPTVGFSNNVRYAYDLELDDSDGEETPEEDKEETSAPESQQQQPPPDLANEDSSGVDGAQSFLQEHVGKFLFGLIAIVLLIGVAFYLRRRWIPYVYILYYRTQKSESAFPRAYLALVKQLGRHGVKMEDGQTLRSYSHYVDTHFGTYEMTSLTNNYERLLYGRDLSTEEWVKLRELWENLIKKTTG; encoded by the coding sequence ATGGGGAGCCTGACCTATATGTATCAAAGCCTGCTGTTTTTCATCCTTCTCTGGCTTATGACCTACCTGCTTCACTATTGGCTCATGGTAAGAAGGAGCATCCTGTTGTTTTACTTCATGACCATCACCTACATCTGCGTCATCGATACCTATACAGAGTATGACGGGAAAATGTCGATCCTACGGGCGGTGATCATCGGCTTCGTCCTTATGGGGATGCTCGCCCTTGAACGTCTCGTGAAGCGGGAGGGGCTCGCCTTATTCCGGATCAACCGCAGGAAATGGATGGTGCCTCTCGTCATCCTACTTGGATTCAGTTCCGTCCTTGCACTCGCCGCACCGAAGGCCGCTCCGATCTGGCCGGATCCGATCCCGTATCTGCAGTCTTTCTCTGCAAACGGCCCGGGCACCGGCGGCGGGGGCAACAGCAAGGCAGGGTATGATCCCGACGACAGTCGACTGGGTGGTCCGTTTGAAGCAGATCCGTCTGTCGTCTTCACGGCAGAGGTGACAGATGAACACTATTGGAAGATCGAAACGAAGGACTTCTACACGGGGAAGGGGTGGGAGCAGTCCCGCCCTGAGGATGAAGGGGAAGAAATGAACTTCCAGGCGGATGAACTTGTCCCGATCTCGGATGATGCAAACCGCGACAAGAAAGAAGATCCTCAAACCGAGAGGGTCATGATGGCTTCCACCTATTCGCACATCCTCTATCCTTATGGGCTTGAGAAGATCATTCTGGACTGGAACGGCTACTTTTCATTAAATCCCGTTAGTGAAAAGATTACCAGTCGGGAGGAAAATGGCTCTGACATTGAACTTAATCAGTACCAGGTATCATACCATCCGGCCTCTTATTCCCTAAAGAAGATGAAGGGGACAGTGGATGGAGACATTGATTCCGAAGGCTTCCTCGATCGGTATACGCAGCTCCCGGAAAATCTGCCGGAACGGGTATCCCTGCTCGCTGAGGAGATCACCAAGGACAAAGACAACTGGTACGATAAAGTGAAAGCGATCGAGCGGTACTTCGGGCAGAATGGTTTTGTCTATGATCAACAGGATGTGGCGGTCCCCGGGGCGGAACAGGACTACGTCGATCAATTCCTTTTTGAAACCCAGAAGGGATATTGTGATAATTTCTCCACCTCCATGGTGACTATGACCCGCTCCCTCGGGATCCCCGCCAGGTGGGTAAAGGGATACACAGAAGGCACATTCAGCAAGCAGGTCGATAAGGACTATCAGCTGTATGAGGTCACCAATGACAATGCCCATTCCTGGGTGGAAGTGTTTTTCCCTGATGTGGGATGGGTCCCATTCGAGCCTACGGTCGGCTTCAGCAACAATGTCCGCTACGCCTATGATCTCGAGCTCGATGACTCTGATGGGGAAGAAACTCCTGAAGAGGATAAAGAAGAAACGTCTGCACCCGAGAGCCAGCAACAACAGCCGCCGCCGGACTTGGCGAATGAAGATTCCAGCGGGGTGGACGGGGCCCAGTCCTTTCTTCAGGAGCATGTGGGCAAATTTCTCTTCGGATTGATTGCGATCGTCCTTCTGATCGGAGTTGCGTTCTACTTGAGAAGAAGATGGATTCCGTATGTCTATATCCTGTACTACAGGACCCAGAAATCCGAGTCGGCTTTCCCGAGAGCCTATCTCGCCCTGGTGAAACAGCTGGGCAGGCATGGGGTAAAAATGGAGGATGGTCAAACCCTCAGAAGCTACTCCCACTATGTGGATACTCATTTCGGCACCTATGAAATGACGAGCCTGACCAATAATTATGAGCGGCTGCTCTATGGGCGGGACCTCTCCACGGAAGAGTGGGTCAAGCTAAGGGAATTGTGGGAAAATTTAATTAAAAAGACAACCGGTTGA
- the guaA gene encoding glutamine-hydrolyzing GMP synthase, translating to MLGKEELHNQEMIVVLDFGSQYNQLITRRIREFGVYSELHPHTITVEEIKEINPTGIIFSGGPNSVYGDGALRCDERIFDLDIPILGICYGMQLMTMHFGGKVERAKHREYGKAAIQIEQPSKLFADLEDEQVVWMSHGDLVVEAPEGFVVNAINPSCPIASISNEEKNLYAVQFHPEVRHSVHGNEMLKNFVFGVCGCKGDWSMENFIDMEIEKIRQTVGDKKVLCALSGGVDSSVVAVLIHKAIGDQLTCIFVDHGLLRKGEADSVMKTFADGFDMNVIKVDAQDRFLNKLKGVSDPEQKRKIIGNEFIYVFDDEATKLEGIEFLAQGTLYTDIIESGTATAQTIKSHHNVGGLPEDMQFTLIEPMNTLFKDEVRALGTELGIPDEIVWRQPFPGPGLGIRVLGEISEQKLEIVRESDYILRDEVKKAGLERDIWQYFTVLPDIRSVGVMGDARTYDYTIGIRAVTSIDGMTSDWARIPWDVLEKISTRIVNEVDHINRVVYDITSKPPATIEWE from the coding sequence ATGCTTGGTAAAGAAGAATTGCACAATCAGGAAATGATCGTCGTACTCGACTTTGGAAGTCAGTACAACCAGTTGATTACAAGAAGGATCCGTGAGTTCGGTGTGTATAGTGAACTCCATCCCCATACAATCACAGTGGAAGAAATCAAGGAAATCAATCCGACGGGAATCATCTTCTCCGGCGGACCGAACAGCGTTTACGGTGATGGTGCCCTTCGTTGTGACGAGCGTATCTTTGACCTTGATATCCCGATCCTCGGCATCTGCTACGGCATGCAGCTCATGACGATGCACTTCGGCGGGAAAGTGGAAAGGGCCAAGCACCGTGAGTATGGGAAAGCAGCCATCCAGATCGAACAACCATCCAAGCTGTTTGCCGACCTTGAGGACGAACAGGTTGTATGGATGAGTCACGGCGACCTTGTTGTCGAAGCGCCGGAAGGGTTCGTGGTCAATGCCATCAACCCATCCTGCCCGATTGCTTCCATCAGCAATGAAGAGAAGAATCTTTATGCCGTTCAATTCCACCCGGAAGTAAGACACTCCGTGCACGGAAATGAAATGCTCAAGAACTTCGTCTTCGGTGTATGTGGATGCAAAGGCGACTGGTCCATGGAAAACTTCATCGATATGGAGATCGAGAAGATCCGTCAGACGGTAGGGGACAAAAAAGTCCTTTGTGCACTCAGCGGAGGGGTTGATTCATCCGTTGTAGCCGTACTTATCCATAAGGCGATTGGCGATCAATTGACATGTATCTTCGTTGACCACGGTCTCCTTCGTAAAGGGGAAGCAGACAGCGTCATGAAGACATTCGCTGATGGGTTCGATATGAACGTCATCAAAGTGGATGCGCAGGATCGTTTCCTGAATAAGCTGAAAGGCGTGTCCGATCCGGAACAAAAACGTAAAATCATCGGGAACGAATTCATCTATGTATTCGACGATGAGGCGACGAAACTCGAAGGAATTGAATTCCTTGCGCAAGGAACGCTGTACACAGACATTATTGAAAGTGGGACGGCCACTGCGCAAACGATCAAATCCCATCACAATGTCGGTGGACTTCCGGAAGATATGCAGTTCACGCTGATCGAGCCTATGAACACACTCTTTAAAGATGAAGTGCGTGCCCTTGGAACGGAGCTGGGTATTCCTGATGAAATCGTATGGCGTCAGCCGTTCCCGGGACCGGGTCTTGGAATCCGCGTCCTAGGTGAAATCTCCGAGCAAAAGCTTGAAATCGTCCGCGAATCAGACTATATCCTACGCGATGAAGTAAAGAAAGCCGGACTCGAACGCGACATCTGGCAGTACTTCACGGTCCTTCCTGATATCCGCAGCGTCGGTGTCATGGGGGATGCAAGAACCTATGATTACACGATCGGAATCCGTGCCGTGACTTCCATCGACGGCATGACTTCGGACTGGGCGAGGATCCCTTGGGACGTGTTGGAGAAAATCTCCACGCGAATCGTCAATGAGGTCGATCACATCAACCGCGTCGTGTATGACATCACGAGCAAGCCACCAGCCACGATCGAGTGGGAATAA